The DNA region AGGGATATTTCCGCTCTGCTCCCGCTAAAATGACTGGTATTTTATTTATTTGCAAGCTCCTTATTCGTCATTAGCAGGGCTTGTTGCCAAATGACGGATGACAAATAACAAGCCCCTTCTCAATCCATTTTCTTGACTGTCAAAAATTGCATGAATATTGACTCTGTTGCTTTAAAGTCACTGATCGCCTTTTCCCATCCGGTGCTGATGTTAGGGGTACTGGCTGGCGCATTTTATGCGCTGTACCTGGGAGTGCAGGTGCGCCGATCGCGCACAGCAGATAAAGAGGTGAGGAAGGAACTGATCCAGGGCAAGTATAATCAGCGACACTATCAACTGGCCTCTATCTTGCTGGTGCTCTGGGTGATTGGAGGAATTGGAGGAATGGGTGCAACCTATACCCTCTTCCACAAGTTGTTTGTCAGCCCTCATCTGATTGTTGGCTTGGCTTCTGTAGCAACCGTGGCGATCGCAGCAGGATTAGCGCCCCTGCTGCAGAAAGGAAAAGAGTGGGCAAGGATAGCTCATATCACAGTGACAACTACCCTGATTGGCCTTCTCCTGGCACAAACCTTCACAGGTCTGCAAATTGTCCAGAAACTCCTAAAAGATCTGTTTGGAACGGCTTAAGCGCATCAATCAATACTCCCTGTAGACTAGGGACGGACACAACCCAATGCCCCGAAAATGTCGGATTTCATGCCTCAATCTAACCTGCGATAGTCTGCACTGAATTAGATGGATCAAGCCTTTTACAGTAGTGTGGTGATTGAACATATTGTTCCTCAAGGTAAAGGGTTTGCCTTCAGGCGATGGCATAACACCTTGATCAAAACAGCCAGACAGCAGGTGGGATTTTTACGAGCCGATCGTTGCCCTCCCTTGAGGTGTGAAAACGATGTGCTCAAGTGGTATTCCATCATTCACTTCGACTCCCCCAATCACTTGAGCGAATGGATTGAGTCCGCCGATCGCAAGCAGGTGCTGGAAGCAGGGCAAAGTATCTTTCGCTCCTATCGCTTTAAATCTTTTACAACTGGCCTGGAAGGGTGGTTTTCGCAGGGGGCTGGTTCTGAACAAGTGGGCTTGGGGCCACCCGTCTGGAAACAGATTCTGTCAGTAGTGCTGGGGTTGTATCCAACCGTGATGATTCAATCATTCATTTTCAAATCTCTGGGTGTGATGAAAGATTGGACACCTGCTACTTCTATGCTGGTCAACAATCTGATCACATCATCAATTCTATCTTTGGTCATCATGCCGTTCGTAGCGAGGCAATTAAACTTCTGGTTGCGGCCCGCCTATCATTCCTCCTCTACCCAAAACGATGGCTTAGGAGTCGCATTAGTTGCGATGATATTGGTCGGTATGATGACTTTATTTAATCAGTTCTAAGGATTTCCCAATGAACAATTTATTCGATGCAATTAATTCCCAAACTATTTTGTTGATTGCAGCGATCGCAGTGGCATTTCTATTAGTCAGACTACTATTTAGAATCCTGAGCGTTAGCCTGGGAATAATTTTAACGATCGTTGCGATCGTCCTAGTACTGCAATATGTCTTTGGTATTTCTCCCCAGCAACTCTGGTTTGAAATCAGCCACCTCCCCCAGGATCTTACCCGGTTGCTTCAAAGCTTTAGCTAAAGGAGAGATGGGATGAAGGGGATCATTAATCAAGCAAAAATCTTGCTGCTTGCCTGCATACTCAGTTTGACAAGATGCTACTATAAGAATGGAAAACGTAGCGTAAGGCACAGCAAAAGATTCGGACATACGCTTCATCTACCTGACTGTAGCGTATGGTGACAGGTTTGAATGTGCCTCCTGCAATGCAAATTGAGGAGGTTCATTATGACATTTTCAGGCGGAAAGTTAACCAGCAACTCCCAGTGGAGAACCTATCAAGAACTGGAACTCATTCCAGAGACTGTGGCAAATCCTGCCAGTCAGGCTAAACCGCTTGTCTCAACGCTAAACTTGCTCTGGCGAGCTTTGCTGGATTTACTGCTAGACGAATTAGTTGAGGAACAACGCGTTGAGTATCTCGATCGCTGCTGGGCATTAAATGAATTTGGTGAGAGAACACAGTCCCTCTCCAATTCATTACAGCGATTTTGGGTGTTGATGAACTAGGTTTGGCTCAATCACTCTCCTCCTAAATTCCGTAGATCGCAGAGGATCTAGGGGGAGTGAGCCATAGTTTGTGATCTACTGAGCTTTACTGACTATGAACCTTAAAGGCCAGATGTAGCCCCAGGTACAAAAAACCTCTGTCTGTCGGTATACGGTATACAAAGTGATTCCTTCAAAATTTCTAAAGCAAGGATATATATGATCCAAGCCATTGAGTGCCAAGAAGCAATCACTTTAATTGTCATTGACACAGTCCATTCATCACAAATAGACACCTATGACGGAGTTAAATCAAAGCCTGGTTGTAGAAGACCTCCAGGAGATAGGCGAAATGCGATCGCGGAGTGACCTGATCTATGGTCTCAACGATCGCCCACCTGTTCCGGAGGCTATTTTCGTCGCTTTTCAGCATGTGTTAGCGGCCTTTGTTGGCATTATTACACCGCCTTTAATTATTTGCACCAGCTTAGGACTCGATCCAACCAATACTAGCTACATCATTAGTATGTCGCTATTTGCATCTGGACTTTGTACCTTCATTCAATGCCGAAAGTTCGGTCCGGTTGGCTCTGGATTGCTCAGTTTGCAAGGAACTAGCTTTGCATTTTTAGGCCCGATCCTGGGTGTGGGAACATTTGCCTTGCAAGGTGGACGATCGCCTGAGCAAGCGCTGGCTCTCATCTTTGGGGTTTGTTTTTTTGGTTCGGCTGTAGAAATTATCCTCAGCCGCTTTTTACATCTAATGAGTAGAATTATCACTCCTGTTGTGTCAGGTACGGTTGTGATGATTATTGGTCTTGGTTTGATCAAGACCGGAATTATTAGTCTGGCAGGTGGTGTTGCCGCTCAAAAGAACGGTACTTTTGGCAGTGTGCAAAACCTATCGCTGGGAATCGGGGTACTCCTGATTGTTGTATTTCTTACCATTTCTAAAAACCGATTCCTGCGTATGGGTGCGATCGCCATTGGGCTGGTTGTTGGTTATATCATTTCGGCCATGATGGGGATGGTGGATCTGAGTGTCTTGAGTAAATTGCCAATCATCAGTCCCCCAATTCCGTTCCGCTATGGATTAAGCTTTGACATTGGGGCGTTTCTGCCATTCATTCTGCTCTATATTTTGACGGCGATCGAAACCGTGGGAGACTTAACGGCCACCTCTGCAGTTTCGGGAGAACCAGTTTCAGGGTCACTCTACATCCGCCGGATCAAAGGTGGAGTGCTAGGAGATGGAGTGAACTCGGCGATCGCGGCCTTGCTAAACACGTTCCCCAACACGACCTTTAGCCAAAACAATGGCGTGATTCAAATGACGGGCGTTGGTAGCCGCTATGTTGGGTTCTATGTGGCAGGTATCTTTGCTCTGTTGGGCTTGTTACCGATCGTGGGTGGCATTTTTCAGGCAATCCCTCAACCCGTTTTAGGGGGGGCTACAACTGTGATGTTTGGCTCAATTGCAGTTGCGGGTCTCAGTATTGTCTCATCGGCCAAACTGGATCGACGAGCCATGATTATCGTTGCTGTTTCTTTAGCAACAGGCTTGGGGGTACTTTATGCACCCGAAATTTTCAACGATAAGCCCCCCCTGATTAAGAATTTATTTGGCTCCAGCATCTCAACCGGAGGATTAACAGCCATCCTGTTGAGTTGGCTATTGCCCAGGCATGAAGTTGCTGAAGATACTCAATCACCTGAAGCAGAAGTCTGAAGTACAGGTGAACCAGATATGAGTTGGGGTGGGTTGAACAAACTCTCACCCTCACCATTACAACAAAAACCAGTTAGTGAGGCCATACAAATGTTAGGATTATCACTCTCTGCAGTCGTTTGTAATCAGGAGGGGTAAGTGCTTGTCTCGGTTTCCAAAGTCACTTCAGCGTAACCAGCCGTTGAAGGAACAGGCTTATCAAGCACTGCGCAAGATGATCTTGTCGGGGGAGTTAACCCCAGGCCAACGGCTAGTTGAAGCTCAACTGGCTAGAGATCTACAGGTGAGTCGCACGCCAATTCGGGAAGCGTTAGGACAGTTACAGCGAGAATCTCTGGTGGTGGCTAATGCAGAACATGGACTGCAGGTGGCCACCTTTTCGGCTGAAGATGCTGCACAACTCTACGAATGCCGGATTGCATTAGAGCAGGTTTCGGTGATAGCCGCATGTCACAATGGATCGGTAACTCAACTGCGGAAATTGCATCGTCTAGTACAGCAGTCCGAGAAATTAGCGAGGACTAAACCTTCCGCACTGTTGAATTTTCAATTACTGGAGCTAGATTACCAATTTCATCGGCTGATCGCTGAAATGTCTGGCAATCCCTGGCTACAAACCATGCTGGATCAGGTTTTTGACAAAATGACGCTATTAAGAATTCAAACCATTCAACAAAACCAGCATGTTCTAGATATTCGAACCGAACACCTCTATATTTATGATGCGATCGCTGAACGAAATGCTGAAGCAGCTACAGTAGCTTTAACTGAGCATCTCAAGGCCGCTCAAGCGAGAGTGGTTCACGAGCTTCAGATACTGCTGTTAGAAACAAAAGTAACCTGATCCAAGTCCAGCTAGAGAACGGTCGTTTCCCCATCAGAGAAACTACGGTTCTGGACTTGGATCAGGTTTAATCACTCCAATTGCAGTTCTCAAGGTTCTCCAAGGAAGAGGTTTTATCAAAAGGTGTGGTGACGATCGCAAAAAAATCCCCTGATCTGGCCAAGAACCAGAACCAGAGGATGAAAGTTGATCACTACTTACCACCTATCCTTGTCATCTTGTGGATGGTAAAAGCTAAAAATGACAGGGGAAGCAATGGTTAGCTATTACTGCTGCCAGTTTCACCAGGTAAAGTGCCTCCAACATTGACTTTTACTACTTTGGGACGTTCTGCCTCAACTCGTGGCATTGTCAATGTCAGGATACCATCCTTAAAGTCAGCTTTGACTTGTTCATTTTCAACGGCCACAGGCAGAGGAATCACCCGTTGGAAGCTACCATACCGGAATTCAGAGCGGTAGATTTGGTGCTCTTTGTCTTCCGTTTTGCTTTCAGTCTTGTATTCACCCTTGATAGAGACTGCTTCCCGGCTGACTTGAATATCCAGATCTTTAGCATCAATTCCAGGAAGTTCTGCCCGCAGAATCACATCGGTATCTGTGCTCTTCAACTCAATGGCCGGTGCCCAGGCATTACCATTGGTTTTCATCGCACTGCCCCGACTGATGGGAGCCAGTTCATCAAATAGTTGATCAAATTGACCAGATTGATCAAACCGAGTTGCATCAAGTTTTGAGTGCGGCTCACAGCTATACGATTCGCCCAGAATTATTCAGCCAACTTGCCCGTCCCCGCCTGCCCGAATTGGGATTAGGCAATCAACTCGATCCCCTGGTAGCTTTAGAAACGTACCTGACCAACCGGGAAGACCTACGAGAGATGCAGGCAGATATTCTGGCTGCTGCTCAAAGCCTGCTTGCTGAAGATGAAGCCCTACCATTAGAAGCGTTGACTCCGCTAGATGAACCAGCCATGTCTTTCCTGCAAATGGCAGACAATTCAGACCAGCAATTGCGGTTGCTTTAGGGATATTGGTCAAATGCAGAGGTTACCCTGCAAGGAGATGAGCTTTACGTTCGTGTGGGCGAGAACCTTGGTTGGTGGTCAGTTTCATGGGGCAGTTTATAGTACACTTGCTCTGCTGTTTGCCAGTTGAACCTGAAAAGTTCTGTAAATCAACTCAAACATTGCAGAGAAAACGCCTTGACTAGCTGAGATAGCTATAGAAGGATGTCAGATTTGATAGCCTTCTACAATCTTGAACAGATCTAGCGAAGGTTGATACATTCGATGAGCCTTTCCAGTGAGCAACTGAGTCAGCTAGCGATCGCCGCCCAGCAACATCCCCCCGGTTCTTTGGGCAGACAAACGGCCTTGCGCCAACTGGTCGATGGAATTATGCGATCGAAGAAGCTTAGCTACCCCCAGCGAGGTCAATTTGCAGGACGCTATCGCGAGATTTATGACGAGGCCGTGCAGGACTTACTGCTCTATATCTGCCAGAATATTCAGACCTATGACTCCAATCGAGGATCTGTACTGGCTTGGGCAAATATGCTGTTGGAACGGCGTTTTTTTAGACAGGCCATTCCTAAAGTCCTGGGCAAACCTGCGCTGCAATGTGTGTCCTTAGATGCACTGGAAGGGATGGCGGCTCCGCAAGTAGCTCCCAGCTTAACGGAGGTCATTAAGGAATGTATTGAAACCGATGTTAAGGACTTATTTAAGCGCGAATATCTGCAAAGCGATCCGGCTATTAACTTCCAAACCCTGGTGCTGAAACGTTTAGCGGGACAATCCTGGGATGTTATTGCAGCCGAGTGCGGCATCAAGAAAGGAACGATTAGCAGCTTTTATTCTCGATGTTTGAAGAAGTTCTCAAATCAATTGCGCGAGTACTGTATTGAGCAGAACTATTAACTCGGAGGTACAGTCATGACTGGAACGAATCACTCTCAAAAGTTTACCGCACCGTTAGGCGCATCCGCTCATGCTCAGGCAGAACAATTCTGCCAGCAACAAACAGATCCCGAAAAAGTGCGCCAGGTTTATCTGAATACCCTGGCCGTTTATGCCGTGAAATTCTACTTAAGTTGTATGGGGTTAGAAACTGAACCCAAAGCTACTGCCAGTCACGATTACGTGATGCAAACACTGATGGATGTGGCTGATTTAATTATTTCCGGCGTGGGAACTGTGGAATGCCGTCCAGTCTTACCTGGCGCTTCTACAATGCAAATTCCTCCGGAGGTCTGGAGCGATCGCATCGGCTATATTGCGGTTCAGCTAGACCCAACTCTAAGCACGGCCACCCTCTTGGGCTTCACTCCCAAGGCTGGAACTGGGGAAGTCCTGTTGAATTGCCTGCGATCGCTGGATGAGTTTCTGGTTCACATCCGCCAGTTTCAAGTCGATGTTCCTTTACATCAGTGGTTACATAATTTTTTTTCAGCCGGGTGGCAAACGCTTGAGGAGTTGATCAGGACTCCACAACCTCTGGCTCTCAGTTTTAGAAGCGAATCCAGCCTGCCGGAAAGCACGGTGAAACGAGCAAAACTGTTGAATTTAGGATTGCAACTGGGGCAACGATCAGTAGCATTATTGGTGGCAGTCGCTCCCAAGTCTGAGGCAACGCTGGAAATTTCTGTCCAATTGCACCCGGTTGCGGGAGAACCCTACCTGCCCCCCGAATTAGAACTGAAATTGTTGTCTTCAACCGGAGACATCTTGCAGGAGGTGCGATCGCGTCCGCAGGATAACTACATCCAACTGAAACGATTCTGGGGACATACGGGAGAGCAATTTGCTATTCAAGTAGGGATGGGTGAGGTTAGGATTACAGAAACCTTTGTTGTCTAACATGAGCAGGTTCCTCCATGAGTCAGCGGGTGGTTCTCAGCCTAGGAAACGGGGATCTGAGTAGCGGTTTTCCCGGTGTCACCATTCAGGTGTGGAAATCCGGGATGCCCTATCCGATGAAATTTGTGGGTAGTCTCCCCCCGGCCCCGGAAATTTCCCTGCTTTACCGCTCCTGGCAGGCGCTTTACATGGCTTTGCATCACCGTTTGGGATGGTCTTCTCGAATTCAAATTGATCAGGCCGATGTCACCAATATCTCCCAAGTAGAATTTAGTGATCTGTGCCAGCAACTGAGTAAGCAGGTGAACCGCTGGTTAAATTCAGACTCCTTTCGCAGTATTGACCAACCCTTACGCACTCACCTGAATGCCACTGATGAAGTTCGATTTCTGATTGAAACTCACGATCGCTTGGTGCAACGGCTCCCCTGGCATTTGTGGAATTTTTTTGAGGACTACCCCAATGCGGAAGTTGCCCTGAGTGCTACACAGTATCAGCAATCACCCTGTGTTTCTCGCTCAGGGCGAAAGGTTCGGATTTTAGCGGTTTTTGGTAATAGTTGTGGGATTAATCTGGAGCAGGATCGAACACTCCTGAAGCAACTATCGGATCAAGCCATCATCCA from Leptodesmis sichuanensis A121 includes:
- a CDS encoding Hsp20/alpha crystallin family protein, whose protein sequence is MKTNGNAWAPAIELKSTDTDVILRAELPGIDAKDLDIQVSREAVSIKGEYKTESKTEDKEHQIYRSEFRYGSFQRVIPLPVAVENEQVKADFKDGILTLTMPRVEAERPKVVKVNVGGTLPGETGSSNS
- a CDS encoding GntR family transcriptional regulator, giving the protein MSRFPKSLQRNQPLKEQAYQALRKMILSGELTPGQRLVEAQLARDLQVSRTPIREALGQLQRESLVVANAEHGLQVATFSAEDAAQLYECRIALEQVSVIAACHNGSVTQLRKLHRLVQQSEKLARTKPSALLNFQLLELDYQFHRLIAEMSGNPWLQTMLDQVFDKMTLLRIQTIQQNQHVLDIRTEHLYIYDAIAERNAEAATVALTEHLKAAQARVVHELQILLLETKVT
- a CDS encoding DUF4079 domain-containing protein, which produces MNIDSVALKSLIAFSHPVLMLGVLAGAFYALYLGVQVRRSRTADKEVRKELIQGKYNQRHYQLASILLVLWVIGGIGGMGATYTLFHKLFVSPHLIVGLASVATVAIAAGLAPLLQKGKEWARIAHITVTTTLIGLLLAQTFTGLQIVQKLLKDLFGTA
- a CDS encoding uracil-xanthine permease family protein: MTELNQSLVVEDLQEIGEMRSRSDLIYGLNDRPPVPEAIFVAFQHVLAAFVGIITPPLIICTSLGLDPTNTSYIISMSLFASGLCTFIQCRKFGPVGSGLLSLQGTSFAFLGPILGVGTFALQGGRSPEQALALIFGVCFFGSAVEIILSRFLHLMSRIITPVVSGTVVMIIGLGLIKTGIISLAGGVAAQKNGTFGSVQNLSLGIGVLLIVVFLTISKNRFLRMGAIAIGLVVGYIISAMMGMVDLSVLSKLPIISPPIPFRYGLSFDIGAFLPFILLYILTAIETVGDLTATSAVSGEPVSGSLYIRRIKGGVLGDGVNSAIAALLNTFPNTTFSQNNGVIQMTGVGSRYVGFYVAGIFALLGLLPIVGGIFQAIPQPVLGGATTVMFGSIAVAGLSIVSSAKLDRRAMIIVAVSLATGLGVLYAPEIFNDKPPLIKNLFGSSISTGGLTAILLSWLLPRHEVAEDTQSPEAEV
- a CDS encoding RNA polymerase sigma factor gives rise to the protein MSLSSEQLSQLAIAAQQHPPGSLGRQTALRQLVDGIMRSKKLSYPQRGQFAGRYREIYDEAVQDLLLYICQNIQTYDSNRGSVLAWANMLLERRFFRQAIPKVLGKPALQCVSLDALEGMAAPQVAPSLTEVIKECIETDVKDLFKREYLQSDPAINFQTLVLKRLAGQSWDVIAAECGIKKGTISSFYSRCLKKFSNQLREYCIEQNY
- a CDS encoding DUF1822 family protein; protein product: MTGTNHSQKFTAPLGASAHAQAEQFCQQQTDPEKVRQVYLNTLAVYAVKFYLSCMGLETEPKATASHDYVMQTLMDVADLIISGVGTVECRPVLPGASTMQIPPEVWSDRIGYIAVQLDPTLSTATLLGFTPKAGTGEVLLNCLRSLDEFLVHIRQFQVDVPLHQWLHNFFSAGWQTLEELIRTPQPLALSFRSESSLPESTVKRAKLLNLGLQLGQRSVALLVAVAPKSEATLEISVQLHPVAGEPYLPPELELKLLSSTGDILQEVRSRPQDNYIQLKRFWGHTGEQFAIQVGMGEVRITETFVV